The following coding sequences lie in one Spinacia oleracea cultivar Varoflay chromosome 1, BTI_SOV_V1, whole genome shotgun sequence genomic window:
- the LOC110805304 gene encoding uncharacterized aarF domain-containing protein kinase At5g05200, chloroplastic — protein MANMAFKTSTYSSYGRLPSFLSPPQLTTTYVSTWSKKLYYHPRRVIVFSQYSQTQDLLTSRLQERIQNLPRLLEDIVQTSINTGPRGALRLAQGVQAVVGVGSEWLTDVSKWTNTSAGLPPELQLGLLSPFYLRKLFERLGATYIKLGQFVASAPTLFPQEYVEEFQKCFDQAPAIPYEEIKAILSEELKRPIDSVYEYIDPTPLASASIAQVHGARLKGSQEDVVIKVLKPGIEDILVADLNFVYVVARIFEFLSPEFSRTSLVGIVKDIRESMLEEVDFSKEAANIEAFRRYLDTMGLTRQATAPKVYYHCSTKRVLTMERLYGVPLTDLDSISSLVPSPETSLITALNVWFGSLLACESFHADVHAGNLWLLREGRIGFLDFGIVGRISPKTWGAMEVFLQSIGTEEYETMASALIEMGATNQNVDTKAFARDLEKIFSTIQDLDTEIVVATARGPSTNATAVSANVLVDERQMNALFLDLVRVSESYGLKFPREFALLLKQLLYFDRYTRLLAPNMNMLRDQRVTIVSNPGASSNIGRFQ, from the exons TTGACTACTACATATGTCTCCACTTGGTCCAAGAAACTCTACTACCACCCCCGTCGCGTAATTGTTTTTTCACAGTACTCACAGACACAAGATCTTCTTACATCACGTCTCCAGG AACGTATCCAAAACCTTCCTAGGCTGCTTGAGGATATAGTCCAGACATCCATAAATACTGGTCCTCGTGGAGCCTTAAGACTAGCTCAAGGAGTACAAGCAGTTGTTGGGGTTGGTAGTGAGTGGCTAACTGATGTGTCAAAG TGGACAAATACATCAGCTGGTTTACCTCCTGAATTACAGTTGGGATTGCTTTCTCCCTTCTACCTGAGGAAATTGTTTGAACGCCTAGGGGCAACCTATATCAAATTGGGTCAG TTCGTAGCATCTGCGCCAACACTTTTTCCTCAAGAGTATGTTGAGGAGTTCCAGAAGTGTTTTGATCAAGCCCCTGCAATCCCTTATGAAGAAATCAAAGCAATCCTGAGCGAAGAACTAAAGAGGCCGATTGATAGTGTCTATGAATATATTGATCCAACACCCCTTGCGTCAGCCTCAATTGCACAG GTTCATGGTGCCAGGCTAAAAGGCTCTCAAGAGGATGTGGTCATAAAGGTTTTGAAACCTGGGATAGAAGATATATTAGTAGCTGATCTAAATTTTGTCTACGTTGTGGCTCGCATTTTCGAGTTTTTAAGCCCTGAATTCAGCCGCACATCTCTG GTTGGTATTGTCAAAGATATTAGAGAATCAATGCTTGAAGAAGTTGACTTCAGTAAGGAGGCTGCAAATATTGAGGCCTTTAGAAGGTACTTGGACACTATGGGACTCACTAGGCAGGCTACAGCCCCAAAAGTATACTACCATTGTAGCACAAAGCGAGTTCTGACAATGGAGAGGCTTTATGGAGTTCCTCTTACCGACCTAGACTCTATAAGTTCCCTTGTTCCTAGTCCTGAGACGAGTCTAATAACTGCCCTTAATGTCTG GTTTGGCAGTTTGCTTGCATGTGAATCATTTCATGCGGATGTACATGCTGGTAATCTGTGGCTGTTACGTGAGGGCCGTATTGGGTTTCTTGATTTTG GTATTGTTGGACGTATATCTCCGAAGACGTGGGGTGCCATGGAAGTATTTCTTCAATCTATAGGAACAGAAGAATATGAAACAATGGCATCAGCCTTGATTGAAATGGGTGCGACAAACCAAAATGTGGATACCAAGGCCTTTGCTAGAGATCTGGAAAAGATATTTTCCACTATACAG GATTTAGATACAGAAATCGTCGTTGCGACAGCAAGGGGGCCAAGCACAAATGCAACTGCTGTTTCTGCTAATGTACTAGTTGACGAGAGGCAGATGAATGCACTATTTCTTGACCTG GTACGGGTGAGTGAGTCGTATGGACTAAAATTCCCTCGGGAATTCGCCCTTCTGCTGAAGCAGCTTCTGTATTTCGATCGATACACTCGTTTGCTGGCTCCCAATATGAACATGCTACGAGACCAGCGAGTCACTATTGTCTCAAATCCAGGAGCTAGCAGCAATATAGGAAGATTCCAATAG
- the LOC110805303 gene encoding protein ENHANCED DISEASE RESISTANCE 4, translating to MTNKQQPKVRLVKCPRCAKILPEPEHVPLYSCGGCGTTLQAKNYRGSHKNTALSSHEQDVTRSNGITNARNGGESSGSSRRSSTSGEHLSVQGKSSNRDIVEKSSDSEQDGVSDHTLLSKESSFLKSNGQVDRKVDQFDLMDQNQEEDQDALKRFSKSPHNTTLSEESNFMENKENGVIDSEMDQFDSEDQVDDDSCTVIGDKDPEKVVNSVQDERCNGIVVEEQRRDVKTFILQGYQVLEGKESQQLAEVRGSMEDLNDDHEQIQVGYVNSFKHVSSPTETPAIKSPAEHASDQQMSEETRKIDLLGKHFNQDQHKQKQKQTGYVISAKHTSSLIESPTIMNPPEDGASEYEVSEETKKMHVVGKHPHQDQHEQKQVGYVNSTKDAFSLTESLTIEKPTQLDSENPGEYDAFDHGLSKETRKVHYVGEQSHQDISGNEITCHDAEISEEDESGKEYCNATGPHNSVECIADRLGSVKLSGADALSREINQSVSGTEHGLQVCGSHSVSAPSNATYLKISHEKGTMYDSKDACRERNSFDNAKGTSKKQNKKFKNSAVYKDIEGGSSLLKEIPRSPTKRSPAYDGSVSSSDGNDDKVPGQQLQISAEILSTNNDDAEDSPEWNNILSERMIYSNSRAQISDEKLKSSIAEEQGALDENGIPRRNNRFRPNRDSFVPRVPFHTRNSETGSSSSYAVHDEPPSHQKHHHPYRRRFSEAPLYREKEFQPMYYNYETSGEIYERPKYHQPCIDRRKRAESWSQSGTLQRMSYSGEIYDGRYSYMHRYPEDRRWSAQLPPPPSVCCHQGIYMGPTWENRYESYPASPQRFVESESSCGWGYDTTDDQMQKDQMMRRLREKRQAVKREFYPIAGGAPFLTCCFCFNVLQLPRCLLLSRITRRNHKLQCGACSRILEFSIDNNGASLAPSDTTNVDKNVNLAASSHVNHSRRSSLNSADGRELLSRDSFGREKRKAISGSLRNGERMEDFHDTSRGRESKVSWKMPSRSKSPLHRLMGYSSPQDLLTGHEYDDDDDVE from the exons ATGACTAACAAACAACAACCTAAAGTTCGATTAGTTAAATGTCCAAGATGTGCAAAGATCCTTCCAGAACCAGAACATGTTCCTCTGTACTCCTGCGGTGGATGTGGTACAACCCTCCAAG CTAAAAATTACAGAGGTTCCCATAAAAACACAGCATTGAGTTCACATGAACAAGATGTAACTAGGAGTAATGGCATCACCAATGCTCGCAATGGTGGAGAATCCAGTGGCTCAAGTCGAAGATCAAGTACTTCTGGTGAACATTTATCAGTTCAAGGTAAAAGCAGCAATCGGGATATTGTTGAAAAATCAAGTGATTCTGAGCAGGATGGAGTTTCCGATCATACTTTATTGTCTAAGGAGTCTAGTTTTCTCAAGAGTAATGGACAAGTAGACAGAAAGGTGGACCAATTTGATTTGATGGATCAAAACCAAGAGGAGGATCAGGATGCTTTGAAAAGGTTCAGTAAATCTCCCCATAATACAACATTGTCAGAGGAGTCTAATTTCATGGAGAATAAGGAAAATGGAGTAATAGACAGTGAAATGGACCAATTTGATTCAGAGGATCAAGTTGATGATGACTCTTGTACTGTCATTGGAGACAAAGACCCCGAGAAAGTTGTTAACAGTGTTCAAGATGAACGATGTAATGGCATTGTTGTTGAGGAACAGAGAAGAGACGTGAAAACTTTTATTCTACAAGGTTATCAAGTCCTTGAAGGAAAAGAAAGTCAGCAACTTGCTGAGGTAAGGGGATCAATGGAAGATTTGAATGATGATCATGAACAAATACAGGTTGGATATGTGAACTCATTCAAACACGTTTCTTCACCGACTGAGACTCCAGCCATCAAGAGTCCAGCAGAACATGCTTCTGATCAGCAAATGTCTGAAGAAACCAGAAAGATAGACCTCCTAGGGAAACATTTTAATCAAGATCAAcataagcaaaagcaaaagcaaacTGGATATGTTATCTCTGCCAAACACACTTCTTCATTGATTGAGTCTCCAACCATCATGAATCCACCAGAAGATGGTGCTTCTGAATATGAAGTGTCCGAAGAAACCAAAAAGATGCATGTTGTAGGTAAACATCCTCATCAAGATCAACATGAACAAAAGCAAGTTGGATATGTGAACTCTACCAAGGATGCTTTTTCATTGACCGAGTCTTTAACCATCGAGAAGCCAACACAGTTGGATTCGGAAAACCCAGGAGAATATGATGCATTTGATCATGGATTGTCAAAAGAAACCAGAAAGGTGCACTATGTAGGGGAACAGTCTCATCAAGATATATCTGGAAATGAGATTACATGCCATGATGCAGAAATATCAGAAGAAGATGAATCAGGCAAGGAATATTGCAACGCGACAGGTCCACACAATTCCGTGGAATGCATAGCAGACCGACTTGGAAGTGTAAAGCTTTCAGGTGCAGATGCGTTGTCTAGAGAGATAAATCAGTCAGTATCTGGAACTGAACACGGCTTACAAGTCTGTGGAAGTCATAGTGTTTCTGCTCCTTCAAATGCTACGTATCTGAAAATATCTCATGAGAAGGGTACTATGTATGATTCCAAAGACGCTTGTCGTGAGAGAAATTCATTTGACAACGCCAAAGGAACttcaaagaaacaaaacaaGAAATTTAAGAATAGTGCTGTCTACAAAGACATTGAAGGCGGGAGCAGCTTGCTGAAAGAAATTCCAAGATCTCCCACCAAAAGATCCCCTGCTTATGATGGTAGTGTCTCTTCCTCTGACGGAAATGATGATAAAGTCCCAGGACAACAATTACAAATTTCTGCGGAAATTTTGTCCACAAataatgatgatgctgaagatagtCCTGAATGGAATAACATTCTGTCAGAGAGAATGATCTACAGTAATTCAAGAGCTCAGATATCAGATGAGAAGTTGAAAAGCAGCATAGCAGAGGAGCAAGGAGCGCTGGACGAAAATGGAATTCCTAGAAGAAACAACAGATTTAGGCCAAATAGAGACAGCTTCGTGCCTCGAGTTCCATTTCACACGAGAAATTCTGAAACAGGCAGCTCATCTAGTTATGCAGTGCATGATGAACCCCCAAGCCATCAAAAGCATCATCATCCTTATAGGAGAAGATTTTCTGAAGCGCCACTTTATAGGGAAAAAGAGTTTCAACCCATGTACTATAACTATGAAACATCAGGAGAAATTTATGAGAGACCCAAGTATCATCAGCCTTGTATTGACAGAAGAAAGCGTGCAGAAAGTTGGTCTCAAAGTGGAACGCTCCAACGAATGTCATACTCAGGAGAGATTTATGATGGAAGATACTCTTATATGCATCGGTACCCTGAGGATCGGAGATGGTCTGCCCAGTTACCCCCACCACCTTCTGTCTGTTGCCACCAAGGGATTTACATGGGTCCCACCTGGGAAAATAGGTATGAATCGTATCCAGCAAGTCCTCAACGATTTGTTGAGTCAGAGTCATCCTGTGGTTGGGGCTATGATACAACCGATGATCAGATGCAGAAAGACCAAATGATGAGGAGATTGAGGGAGAAACGACAAGCAGTGAAAAGAGAGTTCTATCCTATAGCTGGTGGTGCTCCATTCCTCACATGTTGCTTTTGCTTCAACGTTCTACAACTTCCCAGATGTCTTCTCCTTTCCAGAATAACAAGAAGAAACCACAAGCTCCAGTGTGGTGCTTGCTCTAGAATTCTTGAATTTTCTATCGATAATAATGGTGCTTCTTTAGCTCCTTCTGATACTACTAATGTTGACAAAAATGTTAACTTAGCGGCGTCCTCACATGTGAATCACTCTCGTCGAAGCAGCTTAAATTCTGCAGATGGTAGAGAGTTGCTTTCGCGTGATTCTTTTGGTAGAGAAAAAAGAAAGGCCATTTCTGGAAGTTTGAGGAATGGGGAGAGAATGGAAGACTTTCATGATACTTCTCGAGGAAGAGAGTCAAAGGTAAGCTGGAAAATGCCATCTAGGAGCAAGTCACCACTTCACAGGCTCATGGGCTATTCTTCACCACAGGACTTGTTAACTGGGCATgaatatgatgatgatgatgatgtagagTGA